AAACCTAAAAGGACTAGGTCCCCAAGAAGGGTCAGGAGGGGGATATGATCATAGGTAGGTCTGGATTTGGCTAATTGGGATAGGAAAGGGTAATGTTGTTCAAAAGCAGGTGAAATCAAAAATCGGTATAACCTACACATAACAGGATTTGCTTGACCGTTCGACCACGTGTACCTAGCACCCTTAAGAGGTAAGTCAGTAAGATCATGCTCCCAAATGAACTTATTGAATTTGTTCATGCTTCTTGTGATCCTCGTAcagttctttttctcatcacacTTGGTGATCGTATTGAAATCACCACCAAGACACCATGGCAGGTTCATCCAATAGCTACAGACATTATCAAGCTCATTCCAAAACTCAGTTCTCAACTGATCTATTTGGGCCATAAACATTTGTATGAACCCACTGAAAATTATCAGTCTTGTTTGTGCAAATTATAGAGAGGGTGTATTCTCCAACAAGGGAGTCGCTTACATCGACAAAATCTCTATCCCAGAGAATTAACATGCAACCTGAGCTCCCAACTGATTGTTGTAATGTCCACACCACATTCTTGTACCCACAAATCTGCTTGATATCCCAAGAGGTACAATGCATCATCTTAGTTTCTTGTAAGATTATGATAGGAGCCCTGATCAGTTGTATCATTTTATGTACCACCGTTCTTCTAGTGCTGGAATTCAAGCCTCTAACATTCCAAGTAAGAACTTTAAGAGTCATTTAGAACCATAGTTTCCCCTGATAACAGCCGCTCTTTTTGTCTTGGAAGCTGAGCAGTTAATGGCTTCTACAGAGATACCCAGACGTTTACACTCGTTTCTTAACTTGACCGGAATAACTTGTTGATAATCATTACAGGTGCTTGAACAAGCATCATCTGGGACGTCTTCAAGTGTAGGTTCAAATCCCGGTGGGTAAAATGGATTACTTGATTCAGACGAGCAAGAGATTGTTCATGTATCAATATTTTCAAGGAATGAATCTTCAAGGCCCATGAGTGGGGCTGTATATTGCTTTTCTTCATGAATGGAAATAGTCACAGCcccttcaatgttaacaatagaCTGCACAGAAAAGTCTTTTAAAATCTGTTTCTTGATTGGCACCATTGGAGCAGGTTTAAGAATAGGCCCTGAGGTGGAAACCCTTGTAAGTAAAATTTCCTCGAATGGTATGGCATTGATGGAAAACTAATACCAAGGCCAACTCCCAGGTCAAACAGACGATTTACTTCATTCACAATCCATGCAGGGATGGTGAATTGATGAGGTTGTTGCTTTGATGCTTACATCGTTGGTGCAGGGTTTAAGAGAAAGCATAACATCATGGGAGGCAGGTTTAGGGTATTGAATTGAAGTATGATGGGTTATGGCTGTTTCAGGTGAGGGTGATATATGAATAGGTAAGGAAGATGGAATAGGGAATATATTCAGCCGAAGATTTTCAATACGCGGCGTAACAGATGGGAATGGTTGGTTGATGTAAGGGCTGTATAATGTTTTCTGAAGCAACATCGTCTTGTGAAAAAGTTAACCTGAATGCAGGAGGATGGACTTCATCAACGTCCATGTCAGCTGACACATCAGTTGACGAATCTGCAGAAGTGATAGCGATGGGTTTATCAGGTTTATGAACCGGCCGCCAAACTTTGCTGATGGGTTTTGGCTTGGACTTGGACCTTTtatttctcttttatttctttttcttcttttgtgatCCATTGGACCAAGGTGCTTTGCTGTATGGATAACTCAAAGAGGAAAATTTTACCGGTAAATCTGCAGAAGTATTTGCAGAATTAATGGTGGTCTTGCATGTCAAAGCAATATTACCGGCACTTTGAAGAAACTTTCTCTTTTTAGCTCTGCTTGTTTCCAGTAAATCAGGGGTAACTGTTACCTTTTTTTCAATTGTGAGATCCGGCTTTGATGTAGGTAAAATAAGAAAGTTACCATCAACGTTAGTTGACTTCCCTGTAATGTTGACATAAGCCTTGAACATCTGCTTTCCATAGAAAATTTTGATAACTCTAGGTATTGAGTTAATCCCCACTACAAAACAAGTAGCTTCTAGGGATGGCTgttttgaaaaaaccgtccctaaagaaggatatttgggacggtgatggtctgaccgtccctaatagtcataaaatatttaaatcaaggctaaaatatgtccgtcccaaaaagaaaacatggctaaatagtattagtgacggtggaacaggggacggtacataaaccgtccctaatacctctTGCGACGGTTTTTTGTCCTTTTGGGAcgttttttggccgtcccaagaggccttctgttttgtagtgcCCGTTTCTGTTCCTGATATTCATAGGCATTGCTCGTAGGTCTTGGAGCTCTAGAGTAGCAGAATCAACAAACAATAATTCACCACATATGTTATCAATGGCGCGTATTGTTCCAAGTGACCAGAACTGGAATGGAATACCAATGACTTCTATGTGAAATTCATAATGATGAGTAGCCGGTGAACCCCAAATTTGATTGTGCCATCTAAAAACTGAGTAGATGACACTGTTTGAAGTAAACTTGAACTCCAAATTTGCACACGAAAAATCCTCATCAACGTGAAAGATTGCTTGAGTTGAGTTAATAGGAAATAACTCAAATGCAGTCAAAATTTGAAGTTCAGAACAAAGAATACTGCCAATATTGAAGTCAAAATTCCTAAGCCAAATTGTAAAGTAAAGCTAAATAAAATCTATGGACGGAACTCAAGTTTTGAAATTCATTAGCAAAAATTGGCTAAGGTTTTGGTATTCTATAAATAACTCGACATTCAACTTTCTCATAACAAATAGAATTAGGGATTAGCATGAAGCCACACGATGATTGCCATTGGCTACCTGGTTTATCATTTTTAACATGTCGGTATATGGTTGTTGTTATAGCAAAACATAATCCATAGAAAAAAATTATGTATATGGTTGTTGTTGTTATAGCAAAACATAATCCatagaaaaaaaattatgtctggaTAACCTAACCATAAAGTCACGCCATTCAAATATTTCAACAAATTTACGGTTAGGAGACGCCTAACCGTCTTTATCTTTACAATGGGCTAAATGGCAAAAGCCCCAAAATCGACTCCATGGTTGTGAAAATGTCCCGGACGTTAGGAAAAAGATTAAAATGTCCCAAAAACTTATCAAAATTCCCTAACCGTTACTTTTCCGTTAGAAGTCGTTAAGTGGTCAAATTAGCACGCATGCGATCCCGCACGTGCGAAAAGATGACATTTATACCCTTATGACAAATAAGCTGACATAAGGGGAACTGTTTTGGACGGTCGACACTACCAAACGAACAACCACAAACCAccatcgctgccaccaccaccgtcaccgccaccactaccaccaccatccccaccaccactaccattagaACAACcaacaccaccgccaccactaacgcctcctccaccaccaccgtcgccgccgccaccgcTACCGCCtctttcaccaccaccaccaccaactccactatcaCCACCGCtgctaccaccaacaccaccaccgccaccactgaTTCTTAGACTAGTCAAttgactagtcacaatctccctaatttctggatcattagattcttgaaaatggtcaattgattcttctaagttattatcaggtggtgcatctttactcatacttaaaatctctacgagttcatattcttcgtctaagactaatgtttctaaatcgctagactctaaaaaaatattctcagaataaactcgttcctctagaccattatcggcttcgtaatcctcgtctaaaactgtggtatctctagtcaaatcctcgtccttttgaatagatgaataattattaaaattatttggatttgaactagaaataacattatcattataaggctcaattggagaaaaaaattcctgattactctgcctacatatttcagattcttcatcatcactatcctcatcatcatgatacaatttttgaaattcaagaattctcaatctttgttccaaactacatggtctatgtttataatatttctcatagatcgttagaggtgattcctcaataaaagttggagtatccatatatcgctgcccacgcatatattcaccaagagtcatttccgaagacgtctcttgataacgagaatttctatacatatattctcgcaacgtcatcgcaggtggcgtctcctcaaaaggattcatcaccgaagaaatataaactacagagggattatatacaatcacaaacaaggccgactcgactccaccaaagcaaacctaaagatttctagcaaacaaaaagcatgatggatccacttatattgtttctagaccagcttctatctttcgaaagggaattcgttgcaatttgagcaaacccctatggaatcaatccgagtcaaagtaagttgaattgaggcgagggaacctcagtggagctttgatacccaaggcctcaccgctatcacaaggcggcgcagtcacgcattcaactcacagaaaccatcatgaccTTTGGAGTGTgtttaaagagcaaccaatatttttcgaacgagtttcctattaagctcgttaccctatcggtctcgttctattccaaattttaagcttgggttcgcgttaggtttcgttttcctaaggcgggcaagaagggagcggtgatgaaatccgaacccttatcttgtattggccaggcctttccctttactaggaatttaaaaacagtccaaattcgtcctcaatcaatgaatcaccttaaggaatacagtaacccgcttgcaggagattcgcgggtgtttcgattggacttacctcccgtaccagacgggcgatgaaccgttgtcgtcgactcgggccacgactcctatgccgtgtgcgaacccgaggggccgagaagatatagtaatcgtcgtccttccctgcacacagtttatataataatttttttttaataataatgcccttccgtagggttaaaaaatgtccaatgttcaatgtccggaaaaaaaaatgtccaaaaataaaagattacaaaaataaaaactttaattacagtttctaaaaaaaatatctaaaaaataataataaaaaaaaagtccttcgtcttcgtCTTCGTTCCGTTCTTTTTgatttaagctttgctcctagtctttatgaatcgccaaaaatctttgacaacttctttttcttttcgatccaagcctcaaaacctgtatcacatagacaaatacccaaagaacgtaaaaaagaacaaagataaataaatctaaaaaataaaaaaaattctacctaaacacaattccgcgtcggcggcgccaaaatgattatattttctgtggttgtagtaatgaggttcaaactctcggatttgtgaaggataatttttttagacttaataaaaaataaataaatatatacaataaaatattaacaatggggagagttactggggcttaggattcggccaaattcatttcttaaatggttcagaaattaattctaggcaattataattcaaaacaaaatgaatattaactctattctttgccaaagtagattttataaaatattacttgtatttcttaagcatggcatatcaaaaatccctaggactaagcataaaccatcaaatgaaatcacaaataattaattaaaatcttaattcaattaaaattagtgcaaaaagtaaatatagaattaaataaaattaccacatagatgaattaaggcttcctccatcgccccagtgttggggtttaactcatcatggtgaaatacctctcaaaatattttattaagctcaattggtatttacaagaagagaaaacaatgaaacaggaaatatGCAACAACGCATttgcgttacagaccgactgtttcaagtctcaactgttatgctgaagataatcgttacaaatctaaagataaatgttgcaaacgaggatgaaggaactgttacaatgaagttaaatgttgcaatccagttgaagaaactgttacgacggatgaataaaccgtcgccgtttccctgttcttcacgagcagcaggagcagcagcaacagagttctgaaaactcttgattcacgcctcctgagctctcctctcgaccccaaactctcgacacccattctagTCGACCCATAGAGActatttatactcctaagcctcatttaatctcgccataactcctcaaaaatattcacagtgaagaaaattatttttgagaataatttcttatttctttctctgtgtacgttaatttccttgaaaatcttcagaaactgattaatacgcaacctaggaaagtatctggtcttaattccacaaccatgcagcatcttttacgtgattttctttccaaaaatgaaaccgatattcttctctcctgttttgatcgggaattgattttctggccaaagttgatcgatttcaaccaccataatatcttcttatactaatataacatatacccattaagtttcagctctttaatctcccaacagatccatcaaaatctcgaacgaaattctgccagggaagaaaaaaaatttcccgccaaaaaaaagaatttgaattttgttgaagaccttcccctatccagttcaggggtgcaaatagcaagtggggttgaaatagacttcttggggtggaaataaccaaaacatgggtgcctttagtaatttttctgggatgttttcagcactttttcgaggttcctccgaggtatttctggggtacttccggtccacttctggggcgcttccggtatactatcaacggaggtccaaatgccacattttttatcccatttcgccgcaagggattatttttccaaaaactcctacaaataaataaaacaacataataagcacaaaaatgggtactaacaatgtatacaattgggctatattagacacataaatgcgtctatcaacctcCCCTTCCTTCTGCCCACCGGCATCCTCATCAAACAACTGCTCGTCCCCGAATATATCGTCCTCATCATATTGATCGGGGATGTCGATCACAATGTCCGAGCTTTTCAGCATCACTCCCTTCGCCACCACTTTCCCCCGAGGAGGATTACGCCTTGGAACcaaaccttcaccaccaacagtatcggaccctccaacatcttcatcctcgcgcctagggaatttctgcacaaggttcagcgtcataacacgtgaaggcaaaaaacatgggaaagtacatgtacttagaataaaagctatatgtttgttaccttcccctgGTTTCCTCGACCCTTGTGCCAACGCTCCTCTTCTTGGATATAGAAGCCGATTTGGTTGACTCGCGCTGAGGCTTAACCTACGACAAGAAAGTAATCAGTACCCTAAGCTGAAACAGCAGGAatcaaagaaaatggaaagaaaacaacatacctTGTCATCATTAATCACCCAGAATAAGTAAGGCTTCGCAGGAAACTGAGGAGGAGGGaagctaccatgcaaaatttggcCGCGAACAAGTGGTGGAACCCGATCCCAGTATGGGTCATTGGTGTGGCGAGCACGCTTGTTGGAACATCTCCCAAGGGGATCAGCATCCAGCATCaatctttcaacacaatcaagcaTAGACTTCAGGCAATGAGGGCTCGCAGCAAAACCATCAAGATCGCCATTGGTAGATATGCCACGCCGATATGGCATTAGTATATTTGGGAGCATCTTCGGGCCTATAGGTCGACCAATCGGCCTTAGATCCATGACCCTCTCCTCGGTCTCTCCACTCATTCATCAGACGGAAAGTGTTGCCATTCCACTGGGTCAAGGCTCGAGGCGGATGAAGTTGTGACAACACCTCATAGCAGAAAGGTCTAGCAGGGTTATTCAAAGGAAAGCGAAGACCGAGTTCTAATTTCCCACGAGTAACGATAACCGCCTCGGATGACTGATCATACCTGTCGACATCGGACTTACTCAACACAACCGTTTGGCCCAACACTAGGGTAGCCTCGAAGTTTTGAAGGCcaaattcttccttcaactgttcaataaactcatcatcagacaagtcATTAGAGACTCTCTTATCAGACCTACATGAAAAAGAAGGAGATTCATCAGGGAAAGGGAATTTATAGCACGATAATCGTGATGGGAAGGACTCTCAAGCCAAAACAGGGAATCAAGAGAAACGACATCGCCCtcggagaaggtatcactcacacaccttttttcagtcattgacggagaagaagaagcCATGGCAAAAAGCGAACGGAGAGATACAAACTTTGGTGAAGAGAGAAGCAAAAGGAAGAACTAACCACGACTCTGGCAAACCTCACCAAAAGAAACAGTAAAGACGAAGATGGAGAAGATAAGAGAGTCACCGGAATTAATGGCGTTGGCAAAGAAGggaggaaaagaagaaagaataacAACACTTCGTTCTCTGAAAAATGGCGAACAAAGAAATGAGAACATAAAATAAGGTATTTATAAAGTACAACGCCTCAACCGATAGCGACAGTTACAAGTCATAAAgtagaattagtgggagactgcatgACGGAATTCCCGGCATGATCGAGGACGTGGGAAGGTGGAacgattttctttccctcgtTCCAGGAACACGAGCGAAAGAatgggcataaatgtaggtgtagataatccacagggaTAGGTGGCAGgatcctaagctatgatacaccaaagaacaaagagcggcgaagcacaagatagaaccgaacggcgcaaagagcgatgcatcacgtgggtcggacgtgatggcccaacAGCTGTCGGATGCGACATGACCCTTATCTTCTGAAAGATCAGGCGAACAATCAGAAAtcactcggtcagacgaaggaagatggtccaacaaaggaacaagaagaaagaagggcgacatcgtgctAGCCAGACGATTCAGACTCGGCCTCAggtgaagaactatcggtcaaaccagaaagtcgggcgagtagtgaaggtccgatagggaacaGCTAAagtgatgtaatgtgaccaacattgtaattttgttgtatgtcgaccttggcctataaatacaagggATGGTCGAGAGACAAAGGCAtgttgagagagagagaaaacaagGCATCATACTTGAGTTGAGAGAGCTTTACCATTTGAGAAAGAGAGAACAACTTGTAACCAAAGAagagaaataataacattcatcctttcaccctgtggatgtaggtaatcataccgagtCACGTAAATCCTTGTGTCTatatttgtttatgtatcttCATTTTGCGTGAAATCATCTTATACCCCGTTGGATGTAGTATATGGTTTTATACCACTACACATAGTATGCGTACGTACAGGTAACAATTGTAAAGAAGCGGCAGAGTGAACTTAAGCAATAGTGCATGGCTTCTGAATCATTGGCTCAAACTTCTAAGATTTGGTCAAAAATGTATCCAATCTTGATCACCGTCATTCATAAGAAAGAAAGTGCTAGTCTTTCCAGCAAAAAATTAGATCCAGATTTGGAGCAGTAAGTAATTTGTATAATCTGACCACATACAGCACATATTCTCTAGATCGTGACACTATATTAGAAGATGGAGGACAAAGATACTTACCTGAGAAAAAACATACGGACATGAACAACAAAACTTTTTTAACTCTGGAGACaaaatttgaatacaaagaagtagtcactacaccatttttaccGAATAATaactaaaattcgtaacggcccaaCAACCGTTACAAAATTGACAGTTACGAAAAGCCGTTACAACTTAATTGTAACAGGTTGAAGCCGTTACGAAATTTTTTTGTGATTCGTAACAAGTGTCAGCTGTTACGAATCGTAACAAGCTAATTATTTACGCGTTCtgctcacacgcttggtcacactagGGTCGGGTAACAGGTGTATTTGCGCGTGTGCCATTCAATCGTGTGCCATTTTTTTCCACCCAACATGGATTACGCTAGAGGATAATTTCACCCTTGAAGAAATGTTTTCCCCCATTCCCATCGAGTAAACCCCATTTATCTTTTcccattctctctctttttttctccccCTTCTCATCGAGTAAACCCATCTCTTATCTTCCCCCTAGATATTCAGATGTGCACCACATCTGATTTTAAGTCTTCTCAACTGAAGATTTCAGTTCTTCAATCATCTGTTAATCATCattatcatcgtcatcatcatcagtttagggtttcgatttcagtTTCTCATCAtcagttttagggttttatctattttgttatCAAATCATCTGATCTTTGAAGAATTGATCTTCAATCATCTATTATGCGAGtttaggtttttgatttcacAGTTCTCtgtaaatatttatcatctgtagGATTTCAGTTTATAAATTAGATTTTAAGGTTTTAGTATTTCaatcgattttagggtttcttattacTCGTTTGATTTGGTATTGAAATTCTTAGGGTTGGGTTTGATTCTCTGCAGACGAAGCCAtatttaattagggtttgatttgaatCGTTGTAAACAGATTATAAACCTTCTCAATATGATGTACATAGTTATTAATTATGATTAGTCAATCTGAACTGAGAGCATATTATATTTCTGATTCTGATTTACGATTTTAGTTGTGGTATGTACTGTTCATTGCATAAATAAGGTTTAGTATTAAGTTTATGTCTCTTTAATAATTATACATGATAGGTAGGGTTCATTGCTTAAATAAGTTTCAAATTTTTCATGTAACTCATCTTTAAGTGTATGAATCAAGTATCAATCTTTTTTTCACATGTATTCATAAATCCAGTCAGTTGCACTGATATGATATTATAGGAATTTAgttatatttgttttgatagTAGTTTGCAAATATGCGTGCTGTCAAAGAGTTGTCGCTAATGTCATTGTTTGGATTTACAGATGCCAAGCTTTTGATTGGTAGGAGATTCAGTAACACCACTGTCTAGGGTGATATGAAGCACTGGCCATTCAAGGTTCTATGCGGTCCAGCTGACAAGCCCATGATTGAGGTCTCATACAAGGATGAGGAGCAGCAGTTTGCTGCTGAGGAGATCTCTTATATTGAAGGTCATACCTGAAAAAGTATGGGGTTGTGGGTCTTCCTTAAGAGTGTTGGATATAAGTAGAAATTCTATTCATGAAATTCCTTCTCAGATTGGTTCTTTAAACTCAATCCAGGTATACGCTTTAGTATATACTATTGGTTTTATTCGATTTGAAGGGGATTGTAATTTTATTATGTTTGTAATTTTTCGTGCTATATGTATCTTGTGCAGTTTAACTTCATTACCGTCTTGATTGGGTGGTTTGGTCTCTCTAACATAACTTCATGTTGCAAACAACAAGCTGACTAATTTTCCACGTCTGGAAATCTTGAAAGTAAATAACAACAGGTAATACTCACATTTATAACCATTTTCACTTTGTGAATTTTACCGTAGTTAAAGTAATTGCTCTCTCTAAATTATTCATGTTATTGCTTTGGTGGCAGGATAAGCTCAGTTCCGTCGAATATAGGGAATTGTGTCTCCCTTGTCGAGgtggtattctgatcttactttattatccaaaaattcttatttgttacaagttatatatatatatatatatatatatatatatatatatatatatatatatatatatatatatatatatatatatatataacttggaTTTGTGATCCGAAAAAATTTCTTGGTGCAGGTTGATCTCAAATCTCTTGGTAGACTTGCCTGACACAGTTGGGAGTTTACGGAATCTTGAGGTACTCCAATCTTATTTTTTCCTACCATTGTCAATTATTTGAATCATATCATCATTTACTTAGTCCCATGTTTGTGTAGGCTCTGCATCTGAGTAATAATGGCCTCAAATCCCTTCATTCGATGCTATTCAAACTGTGCACCCAGCTCACTACTCTTGATCTTCATAATACAGAAATCACAATTGATATTCTCAATCAGGTATTGACTTTTGATTCTATTTTTTTCTTATCTAAAACTTGTGCAAGAGGTGATAGTCTTATGTATCCAAGTATTATGTCACACAAGCAGTTTGAAGGGTGGGAAAGTTTTGATGAGCGTCATAGATTAAAGCATCAGAAGCAACTAGATTTTAGAGTTGGAAGTTCTGGTGTGTTTGATGAATGTGCTGATAAAGATTAATAAGGTACTCGATCTCTCAAGTCGCATATTGCCGCTGTTAAACCGTTGTTAACAGTGTTTTGTGTCTGCAGGTGAAGTACTGCGTATCTGCTTCTTTCTTGGTAGAGAAATCTTGTAAGAGAAATGGCCATTGGATTGAAGATACATATCTGTTGTCGCGTTGGATTCCATCAGCTTTGTCTATCCTGATTCAGATGCAGCAGTCTGCGGCATGAGTCGTGTTTGTGTTTCTGTTAGCCTGTGACATGGGAAAACTTAGATATAAGTTAGGAACTTAGAAAGTTTTTTAAGTTTCTGTGAACTGAACTTTGAAACTTAGTAAATTTCTGTCTATGTATTCTCTCAAaatttgatacttaacaaaaaaaaattgatacttagaaaaatttgtgttttttttatatgaatgtgTAGATATGAATTGATTAGGTATAATATGAATTGATTGAAAAATTATGCCACATAGTTCAAGATATCCAATCTGCAATGCCAGCATCAGTTGGCTCAAACTTGGCCAGCACCTCAAAATATCCATCTCCACAGGGTGTTTCTGCTTCACCTCTATCATCTCCACAGGGTGTTTATGCTTCAC
Above is a genomic segment from Papaver somniferum cultivar HN1 chromosome 10, ASM357369v1, whole genome shotgun sequence containing:
- the LOC113316706 gene encoding LOW QUALITY PROTEIN: plant intracellular Ras-group-related LRR protein 8-like (The sequence of the model RefSeq protein was modified relative to this genomic sequence to represent the inferred CDS: substituted 2 bases at 2 genomic stop codons) — protein: MRSSSLLLRRSLILKVIPEKVWGCGSSLRVLDISRNSIHEIPSQIGSLNSIQVYALVYTIGFIRFEGDCNFIMFVIFRAICILCSLTSLPSXLGGLVSLTXLHVANNKLTNFPRLEILKVNNNRISSVPSNIGNCVSLVEVGLISNLLVDLPDTVGSLRNLEALHLSNNGLKSLHSMLFKLCTQLTTLDLHNTEITIDILNQFEGWESFDERHRLKHQKQLDFRVGSSGVFDECADKD